In Legionella beliardensis, the following are encoded in one genomic region:
- the lpxA gene encoding acyl-ACP--UDP-N-acetylglucosamine O-acyltransferase, translating to MKHDKNDKTQIHPTAIVSPKAKLGVNVYIGPYSVIGPHVKIGDHVSLHNHVTINGYTTIGDYTIVYPFACLGDPPQDLAYNGERSKLIIGMHNKIGHYVTMNGGTQSGGLITQIGNYGIFMDGSHVAHDCKVGDYVVIPNHVLLAGHVKVGNNVVFGGASSVVQNTIIGQGAFVTAHTLVSENVIPYGIVSGFRAKLRGLNIIGMKRLCIPNRDIHVVRQTYKILFDKSNKDLWKESVKKIKTEFPDNPYVQEIVDFIEQPTKKAFCTPYSAEDEA from the coding sequence ATGAAACATGATAAAAATGATAAGACACAAATTCATCCAACAGCTATTGTATCGCCAAAAGCAAAACTAGGAGTAAATGTTTATATTGGACCCTATAGTGTAATAGGGCCTCATGTTAAAATTGGTGATCATGTGTCTTTACATAATCATGTTACCATCAATGGATATACAACAATTGGGGATTATACTATTGTATACCCTTTTGCCTGTTTAGGAGATCCTCCGCAAGATTTAGCCTATAACGGAGAACGTTCGAAATTAATTATTGGCATGCACAACAAGATTGGGCACTATGTAACTATGAATGGCGGCACACAGAGCGGCGGTTTAATAACTCAGATTGGTAATTATGGGATCTTTATGGATGGTTCGCATGTAGCCCATGATTGTAAAGTAGGTGATTATGTAGTTATACCTAACCACGTATTACTGGCAGGGCATGTTAAAGTAGGCAATAATGTTGTTTTTGGGGGAGCTAGTAGCGTTGTACAAAATACAATAATTGGACAAGGCGCTTTTGTTACTGCACACACGTTAGTTTCTGAAAATGTTATTCCGTATGGAATAGTATCTGGTTTTAGAGCAAAGCTGCGTGGACTAAATATTATTGGCATGAAGCGTTTATGCATTCCTAATAGAGATATTCATGTTGTTCGGCAGACCTATAAAATTCTTTTTGATAAATCTAATAAGGATTTATGGAAAGAAAGCGTTAAAAAAATAAAAACTGAGTTCCCTGATAATCCTTATGTACAAGAAATAGTTGACTTTATTGAGCAGCCTACAAAAAAAGCATTTTGCACTCCTTATTCAGCTGAAGATGAGGCATAG
- a CDS encoding YdcF family protein — MIVYLLLIALISLIFAYIKIALFLIFISVAFLLLGGCGIITSILLKYLQAAYTVPITSINKKRVAIILFGCSTIRWPNFLVKATFFSYSRIFEAVRLYYLCQKNNCKCTIIISGADVHTPGKTEAETYYEELLSAGIDAKNIKLEKMSVNTYQNAQFVCKIMDELEPYEQIFLVTSAIFLKRMMMYLLHFGLRPIPTPSPADYMGAWVSLKPSGYNLFILEHVIHEYVALLRFYFYQKLKAKL; from the coding sequence TTGATTGTTTATTTACTTTTAATTGCTCTTATTTCTTTGATTTTTGCTTATATAAAAATTGCTTTGTTTTTAATTTTTATATCCGTAGCTTTTCTACTGCTAGGTGGCTGCGGAATCATAACTTCTATTCTTTTAAAATATTTACAAGCCGCTTATACTGTCCCCATTACTTCTATAAATAAAAAACGCGTTGCTATTATTTTATTTGGTTGTAGTACCATTAGGTGGCCCAATTTTCTTGTTAAAGCAACTTTTTTTAGTTATTCAAGGATATTTGAAGCTGTAAGACTCTATTATTTATGTCAAAAGAATAATTGTAAATGCACTATTATTATTTCTGGAGCAGATGTTCATACTCCAGGAAAAACTGAAGCAGAAACTTATTATGAAGAGCTTTTAAGCGCAGGTATTGATGCAAAAAATATTAAACTTGAAAAAATGAGCGTAAATACTTATCAAAATGCACAATTTGTTTGTAAAATCATGGATGAGTTAGAGCCCTATGAACAAATATTTTTGGTAACTTCTGCTATATTTTTAAAGCGTATGATGATGTATCTTTTGCATTTTGGTCTGCGCCCTATTCCTACACCTTCTCCAGCTGATTATATGGGAGCATGGGTTTCATTAAAGCCTTCAGGTTATAATTTATTTATTTTAGAGCATGTTATTCACGAATATGTCGCCCTACTAAGATTTTATTTTTATCAAAAATTAAAAGCAAAATTATAA
- a CDS encoding Gfo/Idh/MocA family protein encodes MYMIKIGIIGYGYWGRKLAAEFSKLHNIDLVYICDLISENLKDAHHCYNNAKLTNNYQILLDDNQIDAVIIATPIHTHYRLTLAALDSGKHVLVEKPLVTNLNEALEIQELAQKKNKIVMVDYTPVYSSAAQMLFYLLEQDELGSIVYLNFNRTNFGSNDLKSSVIWDLAVHDIALISYLLPARLYAVSAISSGYFDKNIATIAHINLFFEGDITAYIYVSNITTEKLRHVTIAGNRKVAVFNDCLTQDKIKLYNVGIDDINDKTKYMTIKMNVLNTAQSLPVGHNDGLTMMANHFVECIEQNKLPRTNSQNSLKLIYILELIEKSIKSCGEKILVNQHI; translated from the coding sequence ATGTATATGATAAAAATAGGTATCATTGGTTATGGTTATTGGGGTAGAAAACTGGCAGCTGAATTTTCAAAATTACATAATATAGATCTTGTATACATTTGTGACTTAATTAGTGAAAACTTAAAGGATGCTCATCATTGCTATAATAACGCTAAATTGACTAATAATTATCAAATTTTACTTGATGACAACCAAATAGATGCAGTGATTATTGCTACCCCAATTCATACACATTATCGGCTAACTTTAGCAGCTCTTGATTCTGGAAAACACGTATTAGTAGAAAAGCCTTTAGTAACAAATCTTAACGAGGCACTCGAAATTCAGGAGTTAGCCCAAAAAAAAAATAAGATTGTGATGGTTGACTATACACCCGTTTATTCAAGTGCTGCTCAGATGCTATTTTATCTCCTTGAGCAAGATGAATTAGGAAGTATTGTCTATTTAAATTTTAACCGCACTAATTTTGGAAGCAATGACTTAAAAAGCAGCGTAATTTGGGATCTTGCAGTTCATGATATAGCTTTAATTAGTTATCTCCTACCAGCCAGGCTATATGCAGTTAGCGCTATTAGTAGTGGATATTTTGATAAAAATATAGCTACAATCGCTCATATAAATTTATTTTTTGAAGGGGATATTACTGCGTATATTTACGTAAGCAACATAACAACAGAAAAATTACGACATGTCACTATAGCAGGTAATAGAAAAGTCGCCGTATTTAATGATTGCTTAACGCAGGACAAAATTAAATTATATAATGTTGGTATTGATGATATCAATGATAAAACTAAGTATATGACTATTAAAATGAACGTACTAAATACTGCACAGTCATTACCGGTTGGACACAATGATGGCCTAACTATGATGGCTAATCACTTTGTTGAGTGTATTGAACAAAATAAGTTACCTCGAACAAATTCACAAAATTCTCTTAAACTGATTTATATACTGGAATTAATTGAAAAATCCATAAAATCATGTGGTGAAAAAATTTTAGTTAATCAACATATTTAA